Proteins found in one Pseudomonas mosselii genomic segment:
- a CDS encoding error-prone DNA polymerase, protein MNGPAYAELHCLSNFSFQRGASSADELFRRAREQGYQALAITDECTLAGIVRAWQAAKQHQLKLIVGSEVRVHQGPKLVLLVEDLVGYQNLCALITRARRRSEKGSYQLLVEDLEAHHQGLLALWVAEPDDGDAAWLRPLFGERLWLAVHLHRGADDTRRLAQLRALGTRLEIPLVACGDVHMHVRGRRALQDCMTAIREQCAVAEAGRFLFANGERHLRSLDQLRELYPDDLLAPTLRIAGRCTFDLSQLNYQYPRELVPAGQTPASWLRELCRRGLPERWPQGPSDKVRTVLERELALIEELGYESYFLTVHDIVAFARRQRILCQGRGSAANSVVCFVLGITELDPMEHRLLFERFLSRERNEPPDIDVDFEHDRREEVIQYVFRRYGRHRAALTAVVSSYHAAGAVRDVARVLGLPADQVDALAKCCGRWSDRIPDAGRLAEAGFDAHSPSLRRILVLAGELIGFPRHLSQHPGGFVISEQPLDRLVPVENAAMAERTVIQWDKDDLDMVGLLKVDVLALGMLSALRRCFDLITRHRGREYTLATLPKEDPATYAMIGRAETMGVFQIESRAQMAMLPRLKPVKFYDLVIEVAIVRPGPIQGDMVHPYLRRRLKQEPVTYPSEKLQAVFERTLGVPLFQEQVMELAMVAADYSPGEADQLRRSMAAWKRHGGLEPHRERLIAGMLRNGYELAFAERIFEQIKGFGSYGFPESHAASFALLCYASSWLKCHEPAIFTCALVNSWPMGFYSPDQLLQEARRQGIEVRPVDVFHSDWDCTLEAVGEGALAIRLGLRQIRGFGEGDACRLAQARAQRPWRDVEDLCLRAGLDARARARLADAGALRGLVGDRHQARWQVAAVQSQLPLFAGLEPVSEQAVALPVPSVAEDLAADYGTLGTTLGPHPLTLLRSRLRALGCRSSTELAGVEHGDTVAVAGIVVGRQRPQTASGVTFVTLEDEHGMVNVVVWRDLAERQRRALVGSKLLKVSGRLEQESGVRHLIARRLEDISPLLQGLDVRSRDFH, encoded by the coding sequence ATGAACGGTCCGGCGTATGCGGAACTGCACTGTCTGTCGAACTTCAGTTTCCAGCGCGGTGCTTCCAGTGCCGACGAACTGTTTCGCCGCGCTCGCGAGCAGGGCTACCAGGCCCTGGCGATCACCGACGAATGCACGCTGGCGGGGATTGTCCGGGCCTGGCAGGCGGCGAAGCAGCATCAGTTGAAGCTGATCGTCGGCAGCGAGGTGCGGGTGCACCAGGGGCCGAAGCTGGTGCTGCTGGTGGAAGACCTTGTCGGTTACCAGAATCTCTGCGCGCTGATCACCCGCGCCCGGCGGCGCTCGGAGAAGGGCAGCTACCAGTTGCTCGTCGAGGACCTCGAGGCCCATCACCAGGGCTTGCTGGCGCTGTGGGTGGCTGAGCCCGACGACGGCGACGCGGCCTGGTTGCGGCCGCTGTTCGGCGAGCGCCTGTGGCTGGCGGTGCACCTGCATCGCGGGGCCGACGACACCCGGCGTCTGGCACAGCTGCGCGCGCTTGGGACTCGGCTGGAGATCCCGCTGGTGGCCTGCGGCGATGTGCACATGCATGTGCGCGGGCGGCGTGCGCTGCAGGACTGCATGACCGCCATCCGCGAACAGTGCGCGGTCGCCGAGGCGGGACGTTTCCTGTTCGCCAACGGCGAGCGTCACCTGCGCTCGCTCGACCAGTTGCGCGAACTGTACCCGGACGATCTGCTCGCGCCGACCCTGCGGATTGCCGGGCGCTGCACCTTCGACCTGTCCCAGCTGAACTACCAGTATCCACGGGAACTGGTGCCCGCAGGGCAGACCCCGGCCAGCTGGTTGCGCGAACTGTGCCGGCGCGGCCTGCCCGAACGCTGGCCCCAGGGCCCGAGCGACAAGGTGCGCACGGTGCTGGAACGGGAGCTGGCATTGATCGAGGAGCTGGGCTACGAGAGTTACTTCCTGACTGTCCACGACATCGTCGCCTTCGCCCGCCGCCAGCGTATCCTCTGCCAGGGGCGCGGTTCGGCGGCCAACTCGGTGGTGTGTTTCGTGCTCGGCATCACCGAGCTCGACCCCATGGAGCACCGCCTTTTGTTCGAGCGCTTCCTCTCCCGCGAGCGCAACGAGCCGCCGGACATCGACGTGGACTTCGAGCATGATCGCCGCGAAGAGGTGATCCAGTACGTGTTCCGCCGTTACGGCCGACACCGGGCGGCACTCACTGCGGTGGTCAGCAGCTACCATGCCGCCGGCGCGGTGCGCGATGTGGCCCGGGTGCTTGGCCTGCCAGCTGACCAGGTGGATGCCCTGGCCAAGTGCTGCGGACGCTGGAGCGATCGCATTCCCGATGCCGGGCGCCTGGCCGAGGCCGGCTTTGATGCGCACAGTCCCTCGCTGCGGCGCATCCTGGTGCTGGCGGGGGAACTGATCGGCTTTCCCCGGCACCTGTCGCAGCATCCCGGTGGTTTCGTCATCTCCGAGCAGCCGCTGGACCGGTTGGTGCCGGTGGAGAACGCGGCAATGGCCGAGCGCACGGTGATCCAGTGGGACAAGGATGACCTGGACATGGTCGGCCTGCTCAAGGTCGATGTGCTGGCGCTGGGCATGCTCAGCGCGCTGCGCCGCTGCTTCGACCTGATCACCCGGCACCGGGGACGCGAGTACACGCTGGCGACCCTGCCCAAGGAGGACCCGGCCACCTACGCCATGATCGGCCGCGCCGAGACCATGGGTGTGTTCCAGATCGAGTCGCGGGCACAAATGGCCATGCTGCCCCGGCTCAAGCCGGTGAAGTTCTACGACCTGGTGATCGAGGTGGCCATCGTCCGTCCCGGGCCGATCCAGGGCGACATGGTCCACCCGTACCTGCGGCGCCGGCTCAAGCAGGAGCCGGTCACCTATCCATCGGAAAAACTCCAGGCCGTCTTCGAGCGCACTCTGGGGGTGCCGTTGTTCCAGGAGCAGGTGATGGAGCTGGCCATGGTCGCCGCCGACTACAGCCCGGGCGAGGCCGACCAGCTGCGCCGCAGCATGGCCGCCTGGAAGCGCCATGGCGGGCTGGAGCCGCACCGCGAGCGGCTGATCGCGGGCATGCTGCGCAATGGCTACGAACTGGCCTTTGCCGAGCGCATCTTCGAGCAGATCAAGGGCTTTGGCAGCTACGGTTTCCCCGAGTCCCACGCCGCCAGTTTCGCCCTGCTGTGCTATGCCAGCAGTTGGCTCAAGTGCCATGAGCCGGCGATCTTCACCTGCGCACTGGTCAACAGCTGGCCGATGGGCTTCTACAGTCCCGACCAGTTGTTGCAGGAGGCCCGCCGCCAAGGGATCGAGGTGCGCCCGGTGGATGTGTTCCACAGCGACTGGGACTGCACCCTGGAGGCCGTGGGCGAGGGGGCGTTGGCCATCCGCCTGGGGTTGCGCCAGATCCGTGGCTTTGGTGAAGGCGATGCCTGCCGCCTGGCACAGGCGCGGGCACAGCGCCCGTGGCGCGACGTCGAGGACCTGTGCCTGCGCGCCGGGCTCGATGCTCGTGCCCGTGCGCGCCTGGCGGATGCCGGGGCGTTGCGCGGGCTGGTCGGTGACCGTCACCAGGCACGTTGGCAGGTGGCGGCGGTGCAATCGCAGTTGCCGTTGTTCGCCGGGCTCGAGCCGGTGTCCGAGCAGGCGGTGGCGTTGCCGGTGCCGAGTGTCGCCGAGGACCTGGCCGCTGACTACGGCACCCTGGGCACCACCCTCGGGCCGCATCCTTTGACCCTGCTGCGTTCACGCTTGCGGGCACTGGGCTGTCGCAGCTCGACGGAGCTGGCGGGGGTCGAGCATGGCGACACTGTCGCCGTGGCCGGCATCGTGGTCGGGCGCCAGCGCCCGCAGACCGCCAGCGGTGTGACCTTCGTCACCCTCGAGGATGAGCACGGGATGGTCAATGTGGTGGTCTGGCGCGACCTGGCCGAGCGCCAGCGGCGGGCACTGGTGGGTTCGAAGTTGCTCAAGGTGAGCGGGCGCCTGGAGCAGGAGAGCGGGGTACGGCACCTGATCGCCCGGCGTCTCGAGGACATCAGCCCCCTGTTGCAGGGGCTGGATGTGCGCAGCCGGGACTTCCACTAG
- a CDS encoding Y-family DNA polymerase, whose translation MLWACILLPQLALDTVLRERDDPEAPLVLLGGPPQRRVLRAVNPAASELGLRAGQTLTAARALADGFTCVEVEPARIEQLQQLLAAWAYRFSAQVSLYYPRALLLEVGSSLQLFGPWPLFEARLRQELAALGLRQRIVVASNPVAARMLANGHDGLALTCPQATRAALLEMPVNRVGLPVDAVEAFARMGLHRLEQVLALPRDALARRFSAQVQLHLDQLLGLRNLGLDFYQPPDRFEARLELNFDVESHQALLFPLRRLISDLAAFLAGRDCGVQRFELHLEHAEGADTVLKVGLLAAERDASLLFELARGRLEPLRIPAPVRNLRLLAADLPPFVPQRQALFDPRAQQVQPWEQLRERLRARLGDEAVRGLRAEADHRPERAWQGVEQGAQGQRVMAPGRRPGWLLPTPQLLSEAGLQLLGAAERIESGWWDGGDVRRDYYRIETRDGLCGWAFRDLAAPGPLWLQGWFA comes from the coding sequence ATGCTCTGGGCCTGCATCCTGTTGCCACAGCTGGCGCTGGACACCGTCCTGCGCGAACGCGACGACCCCGAGGCGCCGCTGGTGCTGCTGGGCGGTCCGCCCCAGCGCCGTGTGCTGCGGGCGGTCAACCCGGCGGCCAGTGAGCTGGGGCTGCGCGCAGGGCAGACGCTGACCGCCGCCCGCGCCCTGGCCGACGGTTTCACCTGCGTCGAGGTCGAGCCGGCGCGTATCGAGCAGTTGCAGCAGTTGCTGGCGGCCTGGGCCTACCGTTTCAGCGCCCAAGTCAGTCTTTACTATCCCCGTGCGTTGCTGCTGGAGGTGGGCTCGAGCCTGCAACTGTTCGGCCCCTGGCCGCTGTTCGAGGCGCGCTTGCGCCAGGAACTGGCGGCGCTGGGGCTGCGCCAGCGCATTGTCGTGGCCAGCAACCCGGTGGCGGCGAGGATGCTCGCCAACGGCCATGACGGCCTGGCGCTGACCTGCCCGCAGGCGACCCGCGCCGCCTTGCTGGAGATGCCCGTCAACCGTGTCGGCCTGCCGGTCGACGCAGTCGAGGCCTTCGCCCGCATGGGGCTGCACCGGCTCGAGCAGGTGCTGGCGCTGCCGCGCGATGCCTTGGCCAGGCGCTTCAGCGCCCAGGTGCAACTGCACCTGGACCAGTTGCTCGGCCTGCGCAACCTGGGGCTGGACTTCTACCAGCCGCCCGATCGTTTCGAGGCGCGGCTGGAGCTGAACTTCGATGTCGAGTCGCATCAGGCGCTGCTGTTCCCCTTGCGTCGCCTCATCAGTGACCTGGCGGCCTTCCTCGCCGGGCGCGACTGCGGCGTGCAGCGTTTCGAGCTGCACCTGGAGCACGCCGAAGGCGCGGACACCGTGCTCAAGGTTGGCCTGCTGGCCGCCGAGCGCGACGCTTCGCTGCTGTTCGAGCTGGCCCGTGGCCGCCTGGAGCCGCTGCGTATCCCGGCGCCGGTGCGCAACCTGCGCCTGCTGGCCGCCGACCTGCCGCCCTTCGTGCCTCAACGCCAGGCGCTGTTCGACCCGCGCGCGCAGCAGGTCCAGCCCTGGGAGCAGTTGCGTGAACGGCTGCGGGCGCGGCTCGGTGACGAGGCGGTCAGGGGGCTGCGCGCCGAAGCCGACCATCGCCCCGAGCGCGCCTGGCAAGGCGTGGAGCAGGGCGCCCAAGGCCAACGGGTGATGGCCCCTGGTCGTCGTCCCGGTTGGCTGCTGCCCACGCCCCAGCTCTTGAGCGAGGCCGGCCTGCAACTGCTGGGGGCCGCCGAACGCATCGAGTCCGGTTGGTGGGACGGTGGCGACGTGCGCCGTGACTACTACCGCATCGAGACCCGCGATGGCCTGTGCGGCTGGGCCTTCCGCGACCTGGCGGCCCCGGGGCCACTGTGGTTGCAGGGCTGGTTCGCATGA